The DNA sequence ttttctggaattttccaagctgtttaaaggcagtcaacttagtgtatgtaaacatctgacccactggaattgtgatacagtgaaataatctgtcagtaaacaattgttggaaaaattacttgtatcatgcacaaagtagatgtcctaaccgacttgccaaaactatagtttgttaacaagaaatttgtagagtggttgaaaaacaagttttaatgactccaacctaagtgtattatCGAAGTGAGTtgcagagatagtcagaatatgattGTCATCggttacaagcaagttattgacttcatggaccttgtttctcAGGCTGCGTATgttaatgctttactgggaagcttatcagaagtAAACTtcatagtgcagggtgagctgcacaaagtggtcttcctactagggcaaaccgcctcagtgctaacagtgtaactGGTTCATAGGTTCATGATTAgagcatacaatagctgtaggatcaaaCAGGTATGCGTGGACATAAATTAAGTTACTTACATTTTGTCTGCTAACGCCCCTTAGTATAATGTACTTTCGATGCAGCAATATGACgactcattgtcacaatggtagtgattaactgagctggtcttggGCCATTGATATGTCATTGTTTCAACGCAGACTTGAAATGTGTGGACAGAGCCTAGAAGATTTGGTTGGACTCCGTCATTCCTGTAGAGCAGTGGTCAACCGGTCGActgccaaacatttctgtaaaaaaaaaaaaaaaaaaaaaaaacgataaaGCATTGTGTTCCTATTTTCTTGtctctgttggtggtaggtgcagccaattcagctgccctgcgcGCCAGGTAGACAAACTGTTGcaatttcatgtgtctgaaggtacaaactctgccttccTGGTGGGCCTGGAGAGGAAATCAAGTGCACAATgctaccgctggccaatcagattgCTCAGATGATCAAGTCTGCAGTaacgtagcaggcataaaagaaagctaCGGCAAAATTGATAAGAGatttcaaaacgtttaaaaccatgattagagagagactgtcaacgaatacagcaaagagctgctgttttagttcttactcagcactgtcaacacttataagccataaaatgcacATTCTTCCTATTTCCAGTCAGCGCTACAACAAACAGTGCAGCAGTaatgagtaggaaagtgtatTGATAGGCTTGGCTCTTTTTATattgaggaatatttcactttctctggtcatagggagtaacaacatgaatttgtgcatgaggcagaaataatgcagtgcgaCTTGAGTTTCACAATCAGTTGGAACActgtgtccctttttggtcagtgtcagtggaggaaagggagagaggagggacattgAGAGGCTGACCCTCAGTCTACTGCTCTCCCTCTGCtaagactgaccatcagatgcaggcaccatcagcccagtaaaataaaaagcaaatgatttaaatgtatgctcattcagctgtgcctcacaagtaatacaacaatggATATAtgatcatatagcctacctcaaatttttaaatataattaaaaaaaatatccttaacaacaatgcattggcaggtatttttttaaattttttttatgtattttacTAGGTAAgtccagtgaagaacaaattcttgtttacaatgacggcctaggaacagtgggttaactgcctttttcaggggcagaacgacagatttttaccttgtcagcacggggatttgatcttgcaacctttcggttactggcccaacactaaccactagactacctgccgccccaattcaGGCAAAGCCAGTATGTGGTGATAATGTAGTGGGCCCATAGCATACTgtacaaacctcattgctacaatactgtttttaattggttaatgttgcataggcttacattTTTTAAGTCATGTTAATAAAATTAGAGCGGTAGATCTCAGCATGCATTTTGACtcagtgatcttgactcagaaaaggttggtgaccagtGCTGTACagtatcttctgtttccagatGGTGTTGCATAAACTATTGCAGAATAATTACTAGGGACTGAGAAGGGGGTTGGGAGACACCATCATTTCTGGACAGGGCCATCTATATAGAAGCTTACCCAACCAATCTGAGGCAGTGGTTGTGTGGCTAGCAGTGGTGCTTGGCAGATCTGAAAGAGGCACAACATTATTTGAATGAGAATTCAGTCCACTTGACAATTAAACAGAATTCAGTATTCTTCATGCTGATTATTTGTACAACTTGAGACAGATAGCAATACAAATAGATTAAAACAATATGAAATGTAACACTGATACAGATGAAGTGCATCTGGTGGTTTTAAATAATAATGGTACTATAGATAGTTCGATCTGTCCATGCTTTTCCTAGAAAATGTCCCTAAAGTAGACATTTCTCCTCCTCGCTGGTCTGCAGATACACGACTACATGATGTGGCTGTCACATGTGATGTGCATTGCACTAGAAGAACAAATAGCTGTATCAGATAGACATTTTCAGGAAAAGCAGCTCATAGCATGCCAATAAAATGTCTATCTTTGCATTGGTTCGATATTGACATCTGGCTATATAATTAAGATAACTTCTCTACAAGCAAGAAGTACTCTTACAAGTACAGATTTTTACAAAATGTTTGGCACAGGTTAGTCGCTAAAAACAGATTCGACACAAGCAAATGTAGTTTTGATTCACCAGTTGCAAAATATTATTGGATTTTCTCACATCAAGTTACATGTTTGCAAGTATTTATTCACACATTACCTACCTCCTTGCTGGTGTTGTTGCATTTGTCAAAAGTTACATGTTTGCAAATATTTTTTGCAAGTACAAAACTGATTAGACAGGCGCAACTCATATTTGACATGATTGTACACTTATGACATTAATTTACCTGTATACTCGAGGCTGTGTGTGGTAAAATAAATCAGCTACAAATATTATCAACATTTTAGTAAAATAAAGTAGCTCCTAATAGACTCCTTGCAGCTGCGCAGAGGCGCTGTTTGTTCAGCTGTGTCGCAAATTTCTTTTGGTCAAGGATCTCGCTTTGTGCGCAGGAGTGTGAAATAGTTAACATTTGCACAGAAAAGTAGGAAGGGTACAAGATGAAATTCTGAACCATCAAGCTAGTTGGTTACACCTCCTGCATACTCGGATTTATAATTACCCAAACTATCACAGCGAGATAACTGTTCTTTTGAAGTGACAACCACCAACACGACGTAAAACTCTCGGAATACGGCAGAAAACATGGATTTATCGGCTAGAGTTGCTGGCTGGATAAGAAGTAAACGGATAAAAATATGAAATGTCGAAGGTGTTAAACAGCAGGATATGTGTAAAGAGgagtagatgaggttagtttaagTCGCGTCTTGTTCGCGGTTTTCAATGTTGTCTGTTTGTAAAGATAACTTTGTGCGCGCGAGGGCACCTAGTTAATGTAATGCGATGAGAAGTGTGTGTTGGTCAACTGGGTCATGGCGGCAGCAGACCGGTGTATGTGTGAGGGCAGAGCTGAAGAGGCTGCAAAGACTCAAACAGAATACTCTGTCACCCAGCTACACACCCCACAGGACACGAATATCCCAATCCGGTCGACCCCAGAGGTTACCGGCCACGCGCTGAAGGGTTCCACCGAAAGCGTCACCCGATACTAATCGCTGGATGCAGGGTAACGAAAACGGCTTTAGTTTATACCCGAAGGCCCTCTCGTACTCGGCTGAGGTTGTGCCCGGTGAGGTCTGGTGTGCCCGATCCTGGTCCGGGGCTGTTCAAGTTTAAATAATTGGTAGGTGTTGTGGGTATGTGGTAAAACAAGTGGTAGTCTTGGCAGATTCATTGTTGTCTGTCTGTGAAAGAAGTTACCCAGATGAAGGCAAAATTATGCCATATTAGATTATACTTTTAGGGCTGGTTTCCCATGCTGTCACTTTACTTTTCATGGCATGAATTAAGGCAGACAGAACCACACATTCTCCAGTCAGATCAACAATGCACAGTCTTGCACTGAATGTTGCTAAACATGTTCTCtaaattttgtgtgtgtgttccagtatgAAAGTCCATGGACCATCCCCAACCTGCTGTGTGTATGTTGAATCACGCTGGCTCCGGTCCTGCGAGTCCTGATCACTGAGCAACATTTTCACCTCTCTCTGGGACTCTTCACTTTGGCTGGATTTACTGATGTGGTATGCACGCCTGCCTGCGCACACACTTTGTAAGTGCTTTGATttgaaataaaaacaataacCATACACTGccaccactatacacacacacacacacacacacacacactacaccctcTGGTAAccctgtgtgttgtctctgtagctGGGTGGTTATATAGCCAGCAACTGGGCCAGTAGGAAGTCTGTTAGGCAGCGCTCTCGACCCATTGACTGATAAGATCCTCATCAGTGTTTTCTCCCCTACACTCAGCTCATCCcaggtctgtgtgtttgtgtgtgttgaaaTGTAAGTCCTTCCTGGCTGCAGTATCCAAATACATCTTAGTGCTAATAATCCCAATCAATGTCCACACAATCGCCATAGAGGGAGAGAACCAAATAATTAGTTGTTCATTTTGTGCTCTTCTGACTGTGTGTTCTCACCTCCCCTGACAGCGTTGGTGATTGTCAGAGACGTCGATCTGATTGCTGCTGTTTCCTACGTCAGATACAAGACTGTCCCCCCTCCTGTAAGTCATACACACATAGCGGGCTGGTTCGGGCCTGTCACGGACACTAGTCCATCGGTCAGAATACATGAACAAGGAGATGGATGGGAGTGTGTCCAGTACGGTTAGATCTGTGGCGTTGCTCTGTTTatactacatctgtctgtctgtacgtttTTAAACCCCTGCTACAGTGCAGCTCAAACCCACCACCCTCAGTAAGGTAAGTCTCTGTACATCACACACACCggtgtttcccctatatgcatTTAAATCGTGGCCGCCACTGAAAATGTAGGAAGAAAAATAAGGGGAAATACACACATGCGTCATACACAAGTAAAACAACAGTCCGCATTCATTTGTCTAGTTGGTTAGTCATGTGTTTGTGCATGCAGGTGAACACAGCGATCCAGCTCTTCCTGGTAGCAGCATCGTTGGCCTCATCCGTCTTTCACTTCAGACAGTCCGCTCCTGCAGACCCTACGGTAATACACACACCATAGCCAGTCTGTTTCTCCAGACTACACACTGGAAATCTTAATGGTACATTGTTTCTGTTGTGTGTTTTGGTAATACTGCTTCTGCGTGTGCAGGTATATCACACAGGTCACGACGACTGTGTCAGGCTACAGCTACTGTCACTACGGCATGAAGACTCTTGCGGTGCTCAACAGCACTAAGTAATCATGGCAACTCAACAGCGCCAACTAAACTCCGCAACACCAAGTAACTGTTGCAACGTAACACGCTTGCTGCACCCACCGGTCTGCCAGTTGAACACACCCATACTTGTGTAAAAACTCCAAAATGAACTCTTGTGAGCGTGTGTATTTATTAACCCTGTATTGCCATGGGAACCATCCTGGTAGATTGACAGTTTTGTATCTGATGAATGTGATTAAATCATGAACCTGCTCTGATAACTTACATGGCGAGAGGCTAACTCCTTGTTTAGATTGCTAGTATGCTCTGTAAAGAGGATCAGGATTCTGCAAGAGTGTATGTGGCGGGAAATGTTACGTGTGGGTGTAATGCGGAAACAGCTTTCCAAGGTTTTCAACATTACAACCAATTCTACCAAAAAGGTTTACAGTGTCAAAGCTGTTAGTGACACCTGCTGGTCTACTGAAGTCACTTCAGCTGTTTTATCAGATTGACTATAGATATTTTGCCATTAGTTCAGTCTCCTAGTTTGGTGACTTTGTCAATACAGCAGAGTTAGTCAAACCCTAATCTCGTAAACCGAGACTTCAGTGAGATGAGATTTGGAAGCGCAAGGCTAGTAAAACCCCAACACCAGTAATATTGGAAAGAAACATGATTTAATGAGGCTTCAAATTACATCAGGTGGTGATAGTCATTTCGGACAGTCATGAGTATTTTACCTCCAATTCGTAGTGCTTTGGAAACTATTGAAAAGCAGTGATAATTGATTAAATTAATTTAACCAGGTTTTACATGGCTGGTGCCTTCAAACCCAATTTGTGTGTATCAGCTTCTTCAGATTCTGGAGGTGAATTCAGGTCTTCTGACGAGGGATCTGTTAACCTCTGCCAGTGAACAACATCCTGCAGACAAAACACAAGGTTCAACCTTTACCTCTGAAGGAGAGGTTGAGAATTAGTAGATGAGGAAAGGCAATGtgaggaggaaatggagtagGTTAATTATCCATGGTTACCTGCCAGGGCCATCGCCAGGTGTAGCTCATCTCTCATGAGCTCCAGAACATCACTGACACCCTGCTCCCCCTACAAACACATGTTTTGACGTTTTAGATATTTAGCAGTAGGTAAAAAAAACACATATGGTCCTttatctgcacacacacacagtggtaccTGGCAGGCGAGCCCCCAGAGTACAGGCCGTCCGAGGAAGACAGCGGTAGCCCCCAGAGCTAAGGCCTTCAGGACGTCtgtccccctcctcacccctccgtCAAGGTACACCTCACACCTCCCTGCTACTGCTGACACCACCTCAGACAGCACATCCAGCTACACAGATAACATATGTCACAGATCAAGAAGTGAAATATTACTGAAGCGTTTTTGTGTGTTGGGCTCCCTCACCGTAGCTGGGACCCCGTCCAGCTGCCTTGCTCCGTGGTTAGACACCAGGATCCCATCTACACCGTGGATAAGTGCTTCTAGCGCATCTTCAGCTGGAGGGAAGAAGGGTAGATATAGATCCATAGATGTATAGACATGTTACTACTCTGCCATGAAACTTAAAACCTGCCTTATCATTATGTGGCGtgtactgtgtgttgtgtgtcaccTCTCAGGACACCTTTGACGACCACAGGGAGGTGTGTGTTTTTCTTCAGCCAAGCAATGTGTTCCCAGCAGAGAGTAGGGTCGATAGCCTGAGCGACATAGACAGCCAGCCCACTGTCCTCACCGTAACCCTCAGCACTGGAGAACGCCAGCTCTGCCGAACCAAAGTTAGTCATcctacacacgcgcacacacacacacacacacacactaaaataaGAGGTAAGCTTAAATAATATATTATTTGatgaagcatgtgtgtgtgtctgtgtatatggtGTGGTGATGAGTGTGTTTTTGGTTCCTACTTCAGGTGAGGGGGGAGTTTAAAGCGGTTGCGCACGTCGTCTCGTCTCTTTCCGAGGTAGGGCGTATCCACGGTAACAAAGATGGCCTTATACCCCGCCTCTTCAGCCCGGCGCACCAATGACAGGGTGAGGTCGCGGTCCTTGTAGATGTACAGCTGTGCGGATTATATATAGGTCATAGATGTTCACCAGACTGGTGATGTAAACTGTGATGTAATCAAAACCTATATCTAGTAGTACTCCACCTGCATCCAGAGCAGGCCGTCGCCAGCTGATGACCTCACTTCCTCTATGGTAGAGGTGGCCCAGGAACTCAGCATCAtccctgtccctgctgctctGGTTGCTAGGAGATGGAGCTTtattacacacatacagtatacacaagAGGCTGGAagcagccgtgtgtgtgtgtgtgtgtatacgtacCTCTGGCGGTGGCCGTCTCTCCGTCAGGGTGGGCCATCCTCTGCATTGCGGTTGCCccgacacacacaggcatgctgATTCGCTGACCTAAAACACTAACACTCAGATCCACGCGGGACACATCCCTCAGTACCCTAGGGAACAAACGCCACCTATACACACAGAGAAGTGATCTGGTGTAAACAAGTGCTGTGTCAGACGTTGAACAGGACTTTGAGTTGAAGTTAGGTGGTGAGTCAATTATTAAACTACTGTGGGGATTTCTAGGATATTGTCTGCCTAAAACAGCCACAAAAAAAACAGTGAACAGCACTGAAACATCCCAAAAACACTTCTAACTCACCTCACTAACATATTCTATGAGATGATGGAGAACATAATCTGTGCAGATCTTATGTAAAGTGTGTGTGATGCAGTATTCTACACTAGTGTTGTATAAAGCCTTGTTGTCTGGTTTTAATGTTACAACTAGGTTTGATTCTCCACATTACAATAGTTGTTACAGGACAGAACGTGCATGTTCATGTTACCTGGAGAAaacagcagtgtgtgtatgtgtaacctAACGTCGCAGGCGTAAGAAGTTCCCACTTCCATTTTTCAGGGGAAACGGAAGTTAGGCTGAAAATACCGTATCCCGGAAAACGGGATGTTAGTGTTTTCTGGAGACTCCGCATAGGCAAGTGTATGTGCTAGTTACCTGGAGAAAGCAGCAGTGTTATCTGCCAAGGTCTCTTGCTGGTCAGCTCCAGAGCAGTAGTAGTCAAACACAGCTTTTGGTAGAACTCTCTTGGCCATAGACTCATAGTCAGCCACACACACTAACTTCTCAGacatgactacacacacacaaacagacaaatgCACACTTTAACACACTTTGATCCACACACGCAATAACACATACAGGCCGACTAACTCTAACACGACCTGatccacacacacagtcctccctGACTGCTGTCACACAGACACCCCCaagtctctcctctctgatcatcTGACCACCAGCAATCATTAACCCCAAGTTTACACAGCCCTGCTTCCCACTCaatccctccctcacacacacatgcactctaATTTAAGCAACCCTGACCCATCACCCCACAACCCTTATATATGATAGCACTGTCCACACAGCACAGACAGGAGATGGGAACCATAACTAGACAGTAAAAGAGGCCTTTGtataaaaatgtttattttggtGATTAAATTATCCATTATCAAGGATGGAGGGGCCTCTCACATGGCAACAACACTCAGTCATTATCATAGTCATCCATCAATAATAGAATCATACCTAGCTCAAACGGTATGTATGCATATGGCAGTCTTAACAATAGAAAACTATTTCAAATCAAAGAAAATAAAGTTTATATTGTGATAATCATAGAAAATTGGACCGTTataaaaaacacatttaaaaacacACAACAAGCATTAGTCAAATCACTCTTTTTGCTCagcatacatttttgtctttgtCGACCTGTCTGAAGGGAACATTTCCCTTGGAACTGGTTCAGGGAACAACAGAAAACCGGAAAATAACAACATTTTCCaaggaacagaatcagaaccCTCCGAAGCATAGCTGTAacctactgacgttacaagcgtgATTCAGAAGATAGGGAAATAGATTTTTAATTAGAGAAGAATGGATTAACTTTTTCTATGCTAGTTAGGATACTATAGTTATCACATTTCACATtgtatttattaactacaaaaaggtaagatgtgtttttaattctggtgccgctctgcacacacaagctcattagctagctatagctagttCTGGTTCAATGTTAAGCCAGCTCTGAAGTTaaaagacattcaaagttcctccaAAGAAGCCGCTCCGCCGTAGGTGTAATTCTGTggacctaattcagataatgcatgtcaccACAAGATGCCCAGCGCTTTAAGCCAAGCTTCCTCCACCCGCAAAATTTCAGCTGTATGTAAAACAACTCACTGAGCTATAGCTTGTCTGCTCCATATCAAGCTGCTCTATCTGCAGTGCATGATTGGTGAAGTCATTTAATGTTGagcaaattattatttattttttagtggtttaaaaaggaacagaaaggaacaaTATAAACTGTTACTTTTATTTGGTTcgaaccggttcagaactttattttgctggtcggAAAACAGTGGAATGTAACAAAAAAaataatggttctgttcagaacgaaaCGATTGGAAAATAATTTAGGTTCCAACCACTGGTTAGGAGGTACGTTttgcctgtcctctcctctgtctcagtgtctctggGTCCTCCTTGTTAGAACCCTCACCCTCATCTGCCTCCGACGCTTGCCTCTTCTCCGccatactcacacacactcctgctCGAAACAAACACAAGCTGTAGAGCACTAATAACacactgtctttgtgtgtgtgtgtatgtgctttgTTCTGTGGGATCATCCTCtcacctgctctctcctccttccgCTTCTGTCGGGAAGGACAGAGGCAATCTGCAACCAGGAccagcacctacacacacacacaatgagataGAGACGAGTTTAAAGCAGCTCTGTTGAGTGGAGGGGAGGGTTGAGACAGGATCAGAGAAGTTAGACAGGGTCAACCTAAAATAAATACAACTATAGTAAATAATCTAGTTTAGAATGAAGGTAGTTTAAACTAGTTAAGAGGTTAATGTCAGTGTAGGCAGGAGTTGAGTTGAGTTCCAAACTTTAAGTAGAATGCAGCTGGTTACACAAGAGCAGCTGAGTGCATCCCACACATCTGTCCTCCTGCTGCTTCTCCAGTCTCCTCTACCAAGTCCTGAAATAGCAGCCATCCTCCCACTCCCACTCTTACATAAGATCACATTTCACTGCAGAGAAACTCctcgaagtgtgtgtgtgtttgtttgtgtgtctaCATACTCTAACAGGCTGTAAGAGAGAGACGATTTGGCATCTTTCTCAGAACAATGACATACTCAACATGTTCAGATCCCTTCAAAAGCATTTGTGTGACATAAacattgtgttttgtgtttattaACAGTTTAGTAGTAATACAATAATATAGTGAAATTATTATTAGTGTGTAACTCACCAGTCCCATCAGCAGCCCAGTGACAAGTGTTGCCATGGCAAAGGAGAGGTAGGAGCCCCACACCGGCATGCCCAAATCCCCCGTCAGATACCCATGAGTCcactacacacgcacacacacacacgattctGAGTGAGTGTGGATCCTTTACACcattttctctctgtgtgtgtgtgtgagagagagagatttggtcTCACCCGGATCCACAGTGAAAGCCTGAAGAGTCCGGCCATGCAGCTCATCCTGGAGGGAGGAGATCCACAAAGTCAGAGGTAAGGTCAGAATATATTTACAGAAGACAAGACAAATTCCACGTTtatgtataatatacagtaccagtcaaaagtttagacacatctactcattcctgGATTTTTCTtaatatttactattttctatattgtagaataatagtgaagacatcaaaactatgaaataacacatatcatgtagtaaccaaaaaagtgttagcaaatcaaaatatattttatatttgagattcttcaaagtagcctccttttgccttgatgaaagctttggaccctcttggcattatctcaaccagcttcatgaggtagtcacctggaatgcatttcaattaacaggtttgccttgttaatagtacatttgtggaatttctttccttcttaatgcgtttgagccaatcagttgtgttttgacaaggtaggggtggtatacagaagatatccctatttggtaaaacaccaagtccatattatggcaaggacagctcaaataagcaaagagaaacgacagtccatcattattttaagacatgaaggtcagtcaatctggaaaatgttgagaattttgaaagtttcttcaagtgcagtcgcaaaaaccattaagcggtatgatgaaactggctctcatgaggacggccacaggaaaggaagacccagagttacctctgctgcagaggatataagttcattagagttatctgCACCTCAGagtgcagcccaaataaatgcttcacagagttcaagtaacagacggttggggagtaacggattacatgtaatcagttGCACTACCAGCAAAAACATTCTAATCAGAttatagatacttttgaaaaactagatgattacttttaaattcagaaaagATGTTTGTGAAAATAAACCTAAGGCACTTCtctgttatctcaatgacattcaaatcagcatggAAAAAAGgcacaagtttaagtttgttccacctgagtgagactgaccacaagtcagagaccgctgtgatgacacaccaaatatgTTTGCTGGATTgcaggaaaagagcaggaataggcttttgtaggctacagtccaagctatatcttccaatggtgcgactgctgtcggcatccaaagattatccaacttgaataaacgcttggaggtaaagATGACAGTAATGATGTAGTCTATGGCAATACGgctatcacttattattgatatctacatagcgcattgatgtgaatcacactgctgctctctcatttagctatttgcggttgttgtggatggctgttcacacatctaaatgtgtatttcaacccaataatggttgaattcaagaagtttaagctgcctattaatcattgtttttgaaaccagtggacagccagtgaaaaaagcactcttgcaacagct is a window from the Oncorhynchus keta strain PuntledgeMale-10-30-2019 chromosome 35, Oket_V2, whole genome shotgun sequence genome containing:
- the LOC118368205 gene encoding cardiolipin synthase (CMP-forming), with protein sequence MWYARLPAHTLSLVIVRDVDLIAAVSYVRYKTVPPPVNTAIQLFLVAASLASSVFHFRQSAPADPTVYHTGHDDCVRLQLLSLRHEDSCGAQQH
- the hao1 gene encoding hydroxyacid oxidase 1, which produces MSEKLVCVADYESMAKRVLPKAVFDYYCSGADQQETLADNTAAFSRWRLFPRVLRDVSRVDLSVSVLGQRISMPVCVGATAMQRMAHPDGETATARATRAAGTGMMLSSWATSTIEEVRSSAGDGLLWMQLYIYKDRDLTLSLVRRAEEAGYKAIFVTVDTPYLGKRRDDVRNRFKLPPHLKMTNFGSAELAFSSAEGYGEDSGLAVYVAQAIDPTLCWEHIAWLKKNTHLPVVVKGVLRAEDALEALIHGVDGILVSNHGARQLDGVPATLDVLSEVVSAVAGRCEVYLDGGVRRGTDVLKALALGATAVFLGRPVLWGLACQGEQGVSDVLELMRDELHLAMALAGCCSLAEVNRSLVRRPEFTSRI